A single Cucumis melo cultivar AY chromosome 4, USDA_Cmelo_AY_1.0, whole genome shotgun sequence DNA region contains:
- the LOC103504017 gene encoding protein KAKU4: MASFPAYGEAAGSRSGGKIVRARRVQSRKTPYERPGPSNLGPGGNPSWISKFIFSPTRTIATGAGKLLSSVFVSDSSSSSSESDSEDDDEDDVRDERHVFQGAEGGKKNGTSEMVSLFRKDFPPEKKDSKHLIEQLLMQETFSRAERDKLVQIIESRVVERQTFEGHAAERLTEISNRNVDSDGGRPAVCSSAILEAKKWLNEKRLGLGSTSTLKLDDGPCTLNSTMLPMVNNEEMGSPVDVAKSYMQARPPWASPSTNNFEFKSPSPLGLQLFKEETSYSISGNPLSSSRIKRESPTSGSWNIQEELRRVRSKATEEMLRSPSSKFDWSSLATGSDYKTNLSSTRFNHLKIPSGDKIQHAVKPIDKSMYWSADNTVTHNLSESKTAEDVSENEACQLGTTSIVLQQDKDLETNPTTQMKVSNSSLDERECSTMHEDAGLANGFPPLPSSSGELGVEQNHFNNIVEENNSSGHDHMAKDQPVEERCELLSEVSMEVPDMNETDTDKIVSDGNDASKVVSEDNSSCKISKENGGGNVKSVEKPSSESGVAVGKTGSGTAYLRRGRRRN, encoded by the exons ATGGCGTCTTTCCCGGCATATGGCGAAGCCGCTGGGTCAAGATCCGGCGGGAAAATTGTTCGAGCTAGGCGAGTTCAAAGTAGGAAGACTCCTTATGAGCGTCCTGGACCTTCGAATTTGGGCCCTGGAGGAAACCCTAGTTGGATCTCTAAGTTCATTTTCTCGCCTACTCGTACCATTGCTACCGGCGCTGGAAAATTGCTCTCTTCTGTCTTCGTTTCTGATTCCTCGTCATCCTCTTCGGAGAGTGATTCAG AGGATGACGATGAGGACGATGTTCGTGATGAACGTCATGTCTTTCAGGGAGCTGAAGGAGGGAAGAAG AATGGGACATCAGAGATGGTCAGCTTATTTAGGAAGGACTTTCCACCAGAGAAAAAAGATAGCAAGCATCTAATTGAACAGCTACTGATGCAGGAGACCTTCTCTAG GGCAGAGCGTGACAAGTTAGTTCAGATAATTGAATCAAGGGTTGTAGAACGTCAAACCTTTGAAGGCCATGCTGCAGAGAGGCTGACTGAGATATCAAACAGAAATGTTGATAGTG ATGGTGGCAGGCCTGCAGTCTGCAGCTCAGCAATTCTTGAGGCAAAAAAATGGTTGAATGAAAAACGATTAGGACTGGGGTCTACTTCGACATTAAAATTGGATGATGGACCATGCACCTTGAATTCCACGATGTTGCCTATG GTTAACAACGAAGAGATGGGTTCACCTGTAGATGTAGCCAAATCATACATGCAGGCACGCCCTCCATGGGCCTCTCCGTCCACGAATAATTTTGAGTTCAAGTCTCCCTCACCATTAGGGTTACAGCTTTTCAAAGAAGAAACATCATATTCAATTAGTGGAAATCCACTGTCTTCATCTAGG ATTAAAAGGGAATCTCCTACCAGTGGATCATGGAACATCCAGGAGGAACTACGACGTGTGCGTTCCAAAGCAACTGAAGAAATGCTAAGATCTCCATCTTCCAAATTTGATTGGTCTTCACTTGCCACAGGCTCAGACTACAAAACAAATTTAAGTTCTACACGTTTCAACCATCTGAAAATTCCTAGTGGAGATAAAATACAACATGCTGTGAAGCCAATAGATAAATCAATGTATTGGTCCGCAGACAATACCGTTACTCATAACTTATCGG AGTCAAAGACTGCAGAAGATGTGTCAGAAAATGAAGCTTGCCAACTCGGTACAACAAGCATTGTTCTACAACAGGATAAG GATTTGGAAACCAATCCTACCACTCAGATGAAAG TATCAAATTCAAGTTTAGATGAGAGAGAATGCTCTACAATGCACGAAGATGCGGGGCTGGCCAACGGTTTTCCTCCACTACCTAG TTCTTCGGGGGAGCTTGGTGTAGAACAGAACCATTTTAACAATATAGTTGAAGAAAACAATTCATCAGGTCATGATCACATGGCGAAAGACCAGCCTGTGGAGGAGCGATGCGAACTTTTAAGTGAAGTGTCCATGGAGGTTCCAGATATGAATGAAACCGATACTGATAAAATTGTATCGGACGGAAATGATGCTAGTAAAGTTGTATCGGAAGACAACAGTAGCTGTAAAATCTCCAAAGAAAACGGCGGTGGTAATGTTAAGAGTGTGGAGAAGCCAAGTTCAGAAAGCGGGGTCGCAGTGGGGAAGACTGGGAGCGGAACGGCATATCTGCGACGGGGAAGACGGAGAAACTGA
- the LOC103503758 gene encoding plasma membrane ATPase 4 produces MANPITLQQLRNESVDLEHSPIDDVFEKLKCTKEGLTSEEGASRLQVFGPNKLEEKKESKILKFMGFMWNPLSWVMEIAAIMAIVLANGGGRPPDWQDFVGVIALLFINSTISFIEENNAGNAAAALMAGLAPKTKVLRDGRWCEQDASILVPGDIISIKLGDIIPADARLLQGDPLKIDQSALTGESLPVTKNPSDEVFSGSTCKQGEIEAVVIATGVHTFFGKAAHLVDNTNQVGHFQKVLTAIGNFCICSIAIGIIIEIVVMYPIQHRAYRDGIDNLLVLLIGGIPIAMPTVLSVTMAIGSHRLSKQGAITKRMTAIEEMAGMDVLCSDKTGTLTLNKLTVDQTLTEVFIAGMDKEHVILLAARASRTENQDAIDAAIVGMLADPKDARAGIREVHFFPFNPVDKRTALTYIDSSDNWHRVSKGAPEQILNLCNSSEAIRKTVHGVIDRFAECGLRSLGVARQEVPEKTKESPGEPWQLVGLLALFDPPRHDSAETIRRALNLGVNVKMITGDQLAIAKETGRRLGMGSNMYPSSALLSQERGSADSLPVDELIETADGFAGVFPEHKYEIVRRLQEKKHICGMTGDGVNDAPALKKADIGIAVADATDAARSASDIVLTEPGLSVIISAVLTSRAIFQRMKNYTIYAVSITIRIVFGFLLIALIWKFDFAPFMVLIIAILNDGTIMTISKDRVKPSPLPDNWKLKEIFATGIVLGGYLALMTVLFFWIMKDTDFFTSVFCVPSLRNNNPKMMAALYLQVSIVSQALIFVTRSRSWSFVERPGFLLVLAFIMAQLIATVIAVYAKWSFARIHGAGWGWAAVIWLYSLITYIPLDILKFTIRYALSGRAWNNLLQNKTAFTTKKDYGKEEREAQWATSQRTIHGLQPPQTSNIVSDRIGCGSELSEIAEQAKRRAEIARIRELHTLKGRVESVVKLKGLDIDTINQHYTV; encoded by the exons ATGGCCAACCCCATAACTCTCCAACAGCTTCGTAATGAGTCCGTTGATCTT GAACATAGTCCAATTGATGATGTGTTTGAGAAACTCAAATGCACAAAAGAAGGTCTTACTTCAGAGGAAGGGGCTAGTCGGCTTCAAGTTTTTGGACCTAACAAGCTTGAAGAGAAGAAG GAAAGCAAAATTCTGAAATTTATGGGATTTATGTGGAATCCCCTGTCATGGGTTATGGAAATAGCCGCTATCATGGCTATTGTTTTGGCTAATGGCGGTGGAAGGCCTCCAGACTGGCAGGACTTTGTGGGAGTCATTGCGCTGCTTTTCATCAATTCAACTATCTCTTTTATTGAAGAAAACAATGCAGGAAATGCAGCTGCAGCCCTTATGGCTGGTCTTGCTCCCAAAACCAAG GTTCTTAGGGACGGCCGGTGGTGTGAGCAAGATGCTTCCATTCTCGTTCCTGGAGACATAATCAGTATCAAATTAGGAGACATAATCCCTGCTGATGCTCGTCTTCTCCAGGGAGACCCTTTGAAAATTGACCAATCTGCTCTAACCGGCGAGTCCCTTCCTGTTACCAAAAATCCTTCAGACGAAGTTTTCTCCGGATCAACTTGTAAGCAGGGAGAAATTGAAGCAGTAGTGATTGCGACTGGTGTGCATACCTTTTTTGGTAAAGCTGCTCATTTAGTGGACAACACCAATCAAGTTGGGCATTTCCAAAAAGTTCTCACTGCCATTGGAAATTTTTGTATTTGCTCCATCGCCATAGGAATTATTATCGAGATTGTTGTCATGTATCCTATTCAACATCGTGCTTATAGGGATGGTATTGACAATTTGTTGGTGCTTTTGATCGGAGGAATTCCTATTGCTATGCCAACGGTTTTGTCTGTCACCATGGCCATTGGTTCCCACCGACTTTCCAAACAAGGTGCAATTACCAAGCGTATGACCGCTATTGAGGAGATGGCCGGCATGGATGTCCTCTGCAGTGACAAGACGGGAACATTAACTTTGAATAAACTCACTGTTGACCAAACCTTGACGGAAGTATTTATCGCGGGTATGGATAAAGAACATGTCATCCTTCTTGCAGCAAGGGCTTCTAGAACAGAAAATCAGGATGCCATTGATGCTGCTATTGTTGGGATGTTGGCAGATCCAAAAGAT GCACGAGCTGGTATTAGAGAggttcatttttttcctttcaaccCTGTAGATAAGAGAACTGCTCTTACTTATATTGATTCTAGTGATAATTGGCATCGAGTTAGCAAAGGTGCTCCAGAGCAG ATCTTAAATCTTTGCAATTCCAGCGAAGCCATTAGGAAAACAGTTCACGGAGTGATTGATAGGTTTGCTGAATGTGGACTACGATCACTGGGTGTTGCTAGACAG GAAGTACCGGAGAAAACCAAAGAAAGTCCAGGAGAACCATGGCAACTTGTTGGTCTATTAGCTCTGTTTGATCCTCCAAGGCATGATAGTGCTGAAACCATCCGAAGGGCTCTGAACCTTGGAGTAAATGTCAAGATGATTACTG GTGACCAACTGGCCATTGCCAAGGAAACTGGTCGGAGACTTGGTATGGGATCAAATATGTATCCGTCATCTGCATTACTTTCTCAAGAAAGGGGTTCAGCAGATTCCCTTCCTGTGGATGAGTTGATTGAAACAGCTGATGGGTTTGCCGGTGTATTTCCAG AACACAAATATGAAATAGTGAGAAGGTTACAAGAGAAAAAACATATTTGTGGAATGACTGGAGATGGCGTAAATGATGCTCCTGCACTAAAAAAGGCAGATATTGGAATTGCTGTTGCTGATGCAACGGATGCAGCCAGAAGCGCTTCCGACATCGTCCTCACTGAACCTGGATTGAGTGTCATCATTAGTGCAGTACTGACCAGCAGGGCTATTTTCCAAAGGATGAAGAATTATACG atTTATGCTGTTTCCATCACCATTCGTATAGTG TTTGGTTTTTTGTTGATTGCTTTGATTTGGAAGTTTGATTTCGCTCCATTCATGGTTTTAATTATAGCTATTTTAAACGATG GAACAATCATGACTATTTCAAAGGATCGGGTTAAACCTTCTCCTCTTCCAGACAATTGGAAGTTGAAGGAAATTTTCGCTACTGGCATCGTGTTAGGAGGATACTTGGCCTTGATGACAGTGTTGTTCTTTTGGATCATGAAAGATACTGATTTTTTCACG AGCGTATTCTGTGTACCATCTCTAAGGAACAACAACCCGAAAATGATGGCAGCATTGTATCTACAAGTTAGTATCGTGAGCCAGGCCCTTATTTTCGTCACACGGTCTCGAAGTTGGTCCTTTGTCGAACGTCCTGGATTTTTGTTAGTGTTGGCTTTCATAATGGCCCAGCTG ATTGCAACTGTAATAGCAGTGTATGCAAAGTGGAGTTTTGCAAGGATACATGGCGCCGGCTGGGGGTGGGCTGCTGTCATTTGGCTATATAGTTTGATAACTTATATCCCTCTTGATATTCTCAAATTTACCATTCGCTATGCTCTCAGTGGAAGGGCTTGGAACAACCTTTTGCAAAATAAG ACTGCTTTTACGACAAAGAAAGATTATGGcaaagaagagagagaagcaCAATGGGCTACCTCACAAAGAACTATTCATGGTCTTCAACCACCTCAAACCAGCAACATTGTTTCTGATAGAATCGGTTGTGGCAGCGAGCTTTCCGAAATAGCTGAGCAAGCCAAGCGACGAGCTGAAATTGCCAG GATTCGTGAATTGCACACTCTGAAAGGTCGGGTCGAGTCGGTAGTGAAGCTGAAAGGTCTAGACATTGATACTATTAATCAACATTATACAGTCTAA
- the LOC103503760 gene encoding rust resistance kinase Lr10-like, which yields MPSMAAAGFIGIPILLSQFSTSSAQGGGGGNPTSIVVAFSVVGSVVGLLTLIAIAIFSYKFAKKLVPDVVRKWRNTSTPAPAEIRGVDAPKMEIILRGIAEESPIRFTAQQLNAFTNNYSTRLGSGGFGDVYKGQFPNGLKIAVKVLKKNSNKKAENQFMAEIETIGRTRHRNLLRLYGFCYDESMSALVLEFMENGSLDRFLYGKIKNELDWEKLLEIAIGTGRGIAYLHEECERKIIHYDIKPGNILLDENFSPKIGDFGLANLCNKDNTHDSLTEYRGTPGYSAPELLRFNFPVTYKCDVYSFGMVLFEMVGRRKNAAVSPLGSIDWFPIQVWERFEKGELVNMSSDYDVEEDGERKMRVERMCAVALWCVQDSPEDRPPMSAVVRMLEGSVEIMPPPKPFQYMFPILTDSSAVTVAMDSEQMSFGSTSSNSNSKGTLPIWYKAASRT from the exons ATGCCTTCAATGGCGGCCGCAGGGTTCATCGGAATACCAATCCTACTTTCCCA ATTCTCCACTTCATCGGCGCAGGGAGGCGGCGGCGGAAATCCAACGTCAATCGTTGTCGCCTTCT CCGTTGTTGGTTCTGTGGTTGGATTGCTCACTCTCATCGCGATTGCTATTTTCTCTTACAAATTTGCCAAAAAACTTGTACCGGATGTCGTAAGAAAATGGAGAAACACATCCACTCCGGCACCGGCAGAGATTAGGGGAGTTGATGCACCGAAAATGGAGATAATCCTCCGAGGAATCGCTGAAGAAAGTCCGATTAGATTCACTGCTCAGCAACTCAATGCCTTCACTAACAATTACTCAACACGGCTAGGTTCTGGCGGTTTCGGCGATGTTTACAAAGGCCAGTTCCCAAACGGATTGAAGATCGCAGTGAAAGTTCTCAAGAAAAACTCCAACAAAAAGGCCGAAAATCAATTCATGGCGGAAATCGAAACAATCGGAAGAACTCGCCATCGAAATCTTCTTAGGCTGTACGGATTCTGTTACGATGAATCCATGAGCGCGCTGGTTTTGGAGTTCATGGAGAACGGATCGCTCGACAGATTCTTGTACGGGAAAATCAAGAACGAACTCGATTGGGAGAAATTGCTTGAAATCGCGATCGGAACCGGTAGAGGAATCGCTTATCTGCACGAAGAATGCGAGAGGAAAATCATCCATTACGATATCAAACCTGGGAATATTCTATTAGATGAAAATTTCTCACCGAAAATTGGCGATTTCGGACTTGCAAATCTCTGCAACAAAGACAATACGCATGATTCTCTCACAGAGTATAGAGGAACGCCGGGATATTCGGCGCCGGAGCTTTTGCGATTCAATTTTCCGGTGACTTACAAGTGCGATGTGTACAGTTTTGGAATGGTATTGTTTGAGATGGTGGGAAGGAGAAAAAACGCCGCCGTCAGTCCGTTGGGGAGCATCGATTGGTTTCCGATTCAGGTATGGGAGAGGTTTGAGAAGGGGGAATTAGTGAATATGAGCAGCGACTACGATGTTGAAGAAGATGGAGAGAGGAAAATGAGGGTTGAGAGAATGTGTGCGGTGGCTCTTTGGTGCGTACAGGATTCGCCGGAGGATCGGCCGCCGATGAGTGCGGTGGTGAGAATGTTGGAGGGAAGCGTTGAGATAATGCCGCCGCCGAAGCCGTTTCAGTATATGTTTCCGATTTTGACGGATAGCAGCGCCGTCACCGTTGCCATGGATTCCGAGCAAATGAGCTTTGGTTCAACTTCGAGCAATTCGAACAGTAAAGGAACTCTTCCAATTTGGTATAAGGCTGCGTCGAGAACATGA
- the LOC103504016 gene encoding peroxidase 45-like codes for MKIQIFLFLLLLLLHSICCFAQLHLNFYQNSCPNVESIVRAAVKQKFEQTFVTAPATLRLFFHDCFVRGCDASVLIQTNNHTSEKDNAENLSLAGDGFDTVIKAKAAVDSVPGCKNKVSCADILALATRDVVALTGGPSYAVELGRRDGRISTRKSVRHHLPKPDFGLNQLNAMFAKHGLTQTDMIALSGAHTIGFSHCKHFSKRLYSFHSKNRIDPTFNPTYADELKRECPRNVDQRIAVDMDLMSSFTFDNMYFKNLQMGKGLFTSDQVLFTDPRSRKTVNLFASNNTAFEQAFVVAMTKLGRVGVKTKNQGEIRIDCASVN; via the exons atgaagatccaaatctttctttttcttcttcttcttcttcttcattcaatTTGCTGTTTTGCTCAACTTCACCTCAATTTTTATCAAAACTCATGTCCAAATGTTGAGTCCATTGTTAGAGCTGCAGTGAAACAGAAATTTGAACAAACTTTTGTCACTGCCCCTGCCACTCTAAGGCTCTTCTTTCATGATTGTTTTGTTAGG GGTTGTGATGCTTCTGTGTTGATTCAAACAAATAACCATACTTCTGAGAAAGATAATGCAGAGAATCTTTCACTCGCTGGAGACGGTTTCGACACCGTGATCAAAGCTAAGGCTGCCGTTGATAGCGTCCCAGGATGTAAGAATAAGGTTTCTTGTGCTGACATTTTGGCTTTGGCTACTAGAGATGTTGTAGCTTTG ACGGGAGGACCGTCATATGCCGTGGAGTTAGGAAGACGAGACGGGCGAATCTCGACAAGAAAGAGTGTTCGACATCATCTTCCTAAGCCTGATTTTGGATTAAATCAACTCAATGCTATGTTTGCTAAACATGGTCTAACTCAAACAGACATGATTGCTCTCTCAG GTGCACATACAATCGGATTCTCACATTGCAAGCACTTCTCCAAAAGGCTATACAGTTTCCACAGCAAAAACAGAATAGACCCGACGTTTAATCCAACGTACGCCGACGAGCTCAAGAGGGAATGCCCAAGAAATGTCGACCAGAGAATTGCGGTCGACATGGACTTAATGTCGTCGTTCACATTCGACAACATGTACTTTAAGAATCTGCAGATGGGAAAAGGATTGTTCACGTCAGACCAAGTGCTGTTCACAGATccaagatcaagaaaaacagtCAACTTATTTGCTTCCAACAATACAGCTTTTGAGCAAGCTTTTGTAGTTGCAATGACAAAGCTTGGGAGAGTTGGAGTCAAAACAAAAAACCAAGGAGAGATCAGAATCGATTGTGCATCAGTGAACTAA
- the LOC103503759 gene encoding receptor-like protein 6: MKMNLSFFALVFLLFFIHSSSAAKCQTSDRSALLQFKNTFVSDPSCSGSPPMVASWGETDDCCSWDGVECSNQTGNVIGLNLAGGCLYGSIDSNNSLFRLVHLQTLILADNNFNLSPIPSGIGQLSDLRQLDLGNSRFFGPIPSAISRLSKLENLRFSRVNISSAVPDFLANMSSLMSLSLGDCELNGNFPQKIFHLPNLQLLIIPYNPNLSGTFPEFNFNSSLQRIWVEQSSFHGEIPSSIENLKSLTSLKLGNCSFSGTVPDSLGNITGLQELELHLNNFSGRIPSSLERLTEMNRVFLSYNEFSDATLSWVGKQKKLVFLGLSGIRLGGTLMPSLGNLTNIEQLLLGENELTGEIPSWIGNFAMLTDLHLYGNKLTGSIPKSLSQLTNLKHLYLQYNYLNGTVELSMFLKLENLTELHLTANDLAVIDDQVGSQNVTLPKFNLLGLGSCNLTHIPTFLENQNELEVLELGQNNIQGQIPKWMWSMSRESLKVLNLSHNALTGVEEPRDALPWVNLYVLDLSNNKLRESLPILPAICKLSSLVALDLSSNLMSGVLPHCIGNFSSLDIMNFRQNLLHGTVPDSFRIGSKLRFLDFSQNQLEGQVPRSLANCKILEIIDLSDNQFTDGFPYWIGTLPMLRLLILRSNHFHGKIEEPETNTEFPMLRIVDFSYNNFSGNLPLRYITNSKGMETFNTTASTYRNTFVTFSFDYVWALEFFYSTTITIKGNQRDYSRIQEVFTSIDLSSNKFEGEISNVVENLQGLQSLNLSHNMLTGPIPPSMKNMARLESLDLSHNQLSGQIPQQLSQLNFLAIFNVSYNNLSGPIPLGNQFNNVDNSSYIGNVGLCGDPLSKKCGDLKPPSSDSDEGEDEGSFHIGWKTVLIGYGCGMLVGMIGGNFILARKQDWFAKTFKIQMLKSWEDSR, encoded by the coding sequence ATGAAAATGAACTTATCATTTTTCGCTCTAGTGTTCTTGCTGTTCTTCATCCACTCCTCATCAGCAGCTAAATGTCAAACTTCAGACAGATCTGCTCTGTTACagttcaagaacaccttcgttTCTGATCCATCTTGCTCAGGCTCACCTCCAATGGTTGCTTCTTGGGGTGAAACAGATGATTGCTGTTCATGGGATGGCGTCGAGTGCAGCAACCAGACCGGAAATGTTATCGGACTTAACCTTGCCGGCGGCTGTCTTTATGGTTCTATTGACTCTAACAACAGCCTCTTTAGACTAGTTCATCTTCAAACACTTATTCTTGCTGACAACAACTTCAATCTCTCTCCAATCCCTTCAGGTATTGGGCAACTTTCTGATTTGAGGCAGCTGGATCTTGGTAATTCTAGGTTTTTTGGACCAATCCCATCAGCAATTTCAAGGTTGTCTAAGTTAGAAAATCTTCGTTTTAGTCGGGTTAATATATCTTCTGCTGTTCCTGATTTTCTTGCAAATATGTCTTCTTTGATGTCTCTTAGCTTAGGAGATTGTGAGTTGAATGGAAATTTTCCTCAGAAAATCTTTCACTTACCAAATTTGCAACTTCTTATAATTCCTTACAATCCAAATCTCTCTGGTACTTTCCCTGAGTTTAACTTTAATAGTTCTCTTCAGAGGATATGGGTTGAACAAAGTTCATTTCATGGTGAAATACCTTCTTCCATTGAAAATCTTAAGTCCTTGACTTCTTTGAAGTTGGGAAATTGTAGTTTTTCTGGGACAGTTCCTGATTCACTCGGTAATATTACTGGACTACAGGAGTTGGAACTTCATTTAAACAACTTTAGTGGTCGAATTCCTTCATCTCTCGAACGCTTAACCGAGATGAATCGTGTGTTTCTTAGCTATAATGAGTTTAGTGATGCAACTTTGTCTTGGGTTGGTAAGCAGAAAAAGCTTGTTTTCTTGGGTCTTTCTGGGATTAGGTTGGGTGGTACTCTTATGCCTTCTCTTGGAAATTTGACTAACATTGAACAGCTACTTTTGGGTGAAAATGAATTAACGGGTGAGATTCCATCTTGGATTGGAAATTTTGCAATGTTAACTGATCTTCATCTGTATGGAAACAAGTTGACTGGTTCAATCCCAAAATCTTTATCTCAACTTACCAATCTGAAGCATCTTTATCTTCAGTATAATTACTTGAATGGGACTGTGGAGTTGAGCATGTTTTTGAAACTCGAGAACCTTACCGAACTTCACCTAACTGCCAATGATTTAGCGGTTATTGACGATCAAGTTGGTAGCCAAAATGTAACTCTTCCAAAGTTCAATCTTTTAGGACTTGGATCCTGCAATTTAACTCACATTCCAACATTTCTTGAGAATCAGAATGAGTTAGAGGTATTAGAACTTGGACAGAACAATATTCAAGGCCAAATACCCAAATGGATGTGGAGCATGAGTAGAGAAAGTTTGAAGGTTTTGAACTTGAGTCACAATGCGCTAACAGGCGTAGAAGAACCTCGAGATGCTCTTCCTTGGGTTAATCTCTATGTCTTGGATCTCTCTAATAACAAGTTAAGAGAATCACTTCCAATTCTACCAGCCATATGTAAACTAAGTTCACTTGTAGCTCTTGATTTGTCAAGCAATCTAATGAGTGGTGTGCTTCCACATTGTATTGGCAATTTCAGTTCTTTGGATATTATGAATTTTAGACAGAACTTGCTTCATGGAACTGTTCCTGATAGCTTCAGAATAGGGAGCAAATTAAGGTTCCTTGATTTCAGTCAGAATCAGTTGGAAGGTCAAGTTCCAAGATCGTTAGCCAATTGCAAGATTCTGGAGATCATCGACTTGAGTGACAATCAGTTTACTGATGGTTTTCCCTATTGGATTGGAACTCTTCCCATGTTAAGACTTCTAATACTTCGGTCGAATCACTTTCATGGGAAAATTGAAGAGCCTGAGACCAATACTGAGTTCCCAATGTTGCGAATCGTCGATTTCTCCTACAACAACTTTTCAGGTAATCTCCCTTTGAGGTATATAACAAATTCAAAAGGAATGGAGACTTTCAACACAACAGCATCAACATATCGAAACACATTTGTAACCTTCTCATTCGACTATGTTTGGGCTCTTGAATTTTTCTATTCCACTACAATAACCATCAAAGGTAATCAAAGAGACTACTCAAGAATCCAAGAGGTTTTTACAAGTATTGATCTCTCGAGCAATAAATTTGAAGGTGAAATATCAAATGTTGTCGAGAATCTACAAGGACTTCAATCTCTCAACCTTTCCCATAACATGCTTACTGGCCCCATCCCACCATCGATGAAAAATATGGCTCGACTTGAATCTTTGGACCTTTCACACAACCAACTCTCAGGACAGATACCTCAACAACTCTCACAGCTTAACTTCCTCGCAATATTTAATGTCTCTTACAACAACCTCTCTGGTCCAATACCACTAGGGAACCAATTTAACAACGTTGACAACAGTTCGTACATCGGGAATGTGGGGTTATGCGGAGATCCATTGTCAAAGAAATGTGGAGATTTGAAGCCACCTTCATCAGACTCTGATGAGGGTGAAGATGAAGGATCTTTTCACATTGGATGGAAGACAGTGTTGATTGGATATGGATGTGGAATGTTGGTTGGAATGATTGGTGGAAACTTCATACTTGCAAGGAAACAAGATTGGTTTGCAAAGACCTTCAAAATTCAAATGCTCAAAAGCTGGGAGGACTCAAGATGA